CAGCATCTCTGCGCCCTGCTGGAAGCGGACTACGAGCCGCTGGTCTTCCATGCCACAGGCACGGGGGGCCGGGCCTTTGAAAAGCTGGTGGATTCCGGCATGCTGCATCACGTTCTGGACATGACGCTGACGGAAATCTGCGATCTGCACATGGGGGGCAATATGAGCGCCGGCGAGGATCGCCTGGGGGCCATCATACGCAGCGGCATCCCCTATGTGGGCAGTGTGGGGGCGCTGGACATGGTCAATTTTGCGGCCATGCCCACCGTGCCGGAGAAATACCGCGACCGCAACCTCTATGTGCACAATGCCAATGTGACGCTCATGCGCACCACACCGGAAGAGAATGCCCGCATGGGGCAGTGGATTGCCGAGCGCCTGAACCGCATGCCCGGTGCTGTGCGTTTTCTGCTGCCGGAAGGCGGCGTTTCGGCCATCGATGCCCCCGGCATGCCCTTTTACGATCCCGAGGCGGATGCCGCCCTCTTTTCGGCGCTGGAAACGCATTTCCGGCAGGATGCACGGCATCAGCTTCTGCGCATTCCCGCGCATATCAATGATCCGGCCTTTGCGGCGGCTGCCGTGGCGGCCTTCCGCCAGATCACCAACTGAATTTCAGGGAGAACACCATGACCCGTTCCGAAATTCTTGCCAGACTGCGTGCCAAGATTCAGCGTCATGAACCCATTATCGGCGGCGGAGCCGGGACAGGCATTTCCGCCAAGTGCGAGGAAGCCGGTGGCATTGACCTCATCGTCATCTACAATTCCGGCCGCTACCGCATGGCCGGGCGCGGATCGCTGGCCGGGCTGCTGGCCTATGGCAATGCCAATGACATTGTGCTGGACCTGGCTCGTGAAGTGCTGCCCGTGGTCAAAAACGTGCCCGTGCTGGCCGGCATCAACGGTACGGACCCCTTCTGCAACTGGGATGTCTTTTTGAAGCGCCTCAAGGACGAAGGCTTTGCCGGGGTGCAGAACTTTCCCACGGTGGGCCTGATTGACGGGGTGTTCCGCGCCAATCTGGAAGAAACGGGCATGAGCTATCAGCTTGAGGTGGAGGCCGTGGCCCGTGCTCACAAGATGGACATGCTGACCACGCCCTATGTCTTTTCGGCGGAAGATGCCGTGAACATGACCAGGGCCGGGGCAGATATTCTTGTGCCGCACATGGGACTGACCACGGCCGGAACCATTGGCGCCCAGACCGCCAAGACTCTGGACACCTGCGTTGACCTTATCAACGAGTGGGTGGATGCGGCCCGCAGCGTGCGGGATGATGTCATCTGCCTGTGTCATGGCGGTCCCATAGCCAATCCCGAGGACGCCGCCTATATTTTGCAGCGCTGCACGGGAATTCAGGGCTTCTACGGGGCCAGCAGCATGGAGCGCCTGCCCACGGAAATTGCCATCCGGGATCAGGTGCGCCGCTTTGTGGGCATCAAAATGCCCTAGGGAGCAGCGTTGACGCGGCCGCCCTCCGGCAGGTACGCGCGGGAAAGGGGGAAACGGACATGCCTTTTCCCCCTGGCGCAGGCCCCCTTGTCCGCAGGTGCTCCGCTTTTTGGTGGTGCAGCTTTTGCAGAGAGGAGTTGCCGGGAGGTGCCGTCGTTTTTTCAGCGGCACGCTGCCGCCGGCACTCCGCACGGGGAGCCGGGCACGTGCACGAACGAGTAAGGCAGGCCCCGTGCGCCAGGACATCCCTTGCGGCCCGGACGGGATTCTACCGTGATGCTTTTCATCAGTGCCCTGCCCTGCTGGCAGGGCACTGTTTTTATGATAAAAAAGGGATCTGCCACCATGTGGCAGATCTCTGAAATGCGGATGCGGGAAAGGGGCGCGTATCAGTAGGAGCGGATGTATTCGTCCAGACTTTCCGCCGAGCAGTTGCGGCTGACCCAGAAGGCCGAGGCCCAGACCATGAGGGCGGTGGCCTGCGTGTCGTCCAGGGTCTTGAGCTTGCTTTCCAGGCTGGAGCGGCTGGCCCCGTGGCGCAGATGCACGTGGTTGATCTCGCAGGCATCGCTGACGCGCAGCAGCAGATAGGAAAGGCGCGAATTGTCGGGCATGAGCTTCATGTCCTTGTGGGCTTCCACCACGGTTTTCAGCTCTTCTGCCGTGAACATGCTCTTGATGGTCGTGATGGCCCGAAAGAAGGTGTCCACCGCCCAGGGCAGAATGAATTCTGCCCCCGCGCTTTTGGTGCGGAAATAATCTTTGAGCCAGCGTTCCTGGTCCTCATTGATACGAGCGGCTACCTGCGGCATGTCTCCCCCGGAAGATCACAATTGCGCAGCACGGAGGGAAACCCCGCCCGCATACGGACCGTTGGCGGGCGGCCTCTGCCCTGCTGCGAAGCGCACATGCGTTGCCGTGGGGACTCCCTGCTGCCGCGAGGGGGCCGGCGTTGTGCGGCCTTTCACGGGGGCAGGAATGCCACGGAGTCAGCCGGGCAGCCCAGTCCTGACTGCCCGGCAAACACGCGCTGTTTTCCTGATATCCCAAAGGATGCAGAATATCAAGAAAAAATCTAGAATATGTCTTGCATCCCGTAAAGGCGACCTGCTGTCCTGCCCTGCATCCAGGCCGCTGCCCGCAGCGCACCCTGGGCAAAGGTATCCCGCGAGTGTGCCTGATGGGTAACCTCGATACGTTCGCCAGGCCCGAAGAAATAGACCGTGTGGATGCCCACCACATCGCCGCCCCGCAGGGCCTGAATGCCGATCTGGGCCTTGGGCCGTTCGCCGATGATGCCGTCCCGCGCGGAGCAGCGCACATCGGACAGCTTCCAGCCGCGGGCTTCAGCCAGGCATTCTCCCAGGGACAGGGCCGTCCCGCTGGGCGCATCCTTCTTGCGGTTGTGATGCACTTCCATCATTTCGATATCATACTTTTCGCCCAGCGCCCGGGTGAGTTCGGGCAGAATCTTCAGCAGCACATTGACGCCCACGCTCATGTTGGAGGACCAGAACAGGGGCGTTTTCCTGGCCAGTTCGGCCAGTTCGGCCTTCTGGGCATCATCCAGCCCCGTGGTGCCGATGACCACGGGGTTGCCCGTGCGGCATGCGGTGCGGGCCGTGTTCAGGCTGACGGCAGGGGCGGTAAAATCGATGATGCTGGCACCGGGACACCGGGGCAGCACGGCGTCAAGGCTGTCAGCCACCAGGCAGGTTTCGCCGCGCAGGCGGTCCAGACAGTCGGGGCGGTCGACAAGAGCGGCCAGCTGATAGGCCGGGTCTTCCTTGGCCAGGCGGGCAATGGTCTGGCCCATGCGGCCCCCGGCGCCCATGATGATAAGCTGCGTTGTCATAGCTACTCCTTGAAGTCTTCTGCGCCCCAGGGGGCGCGTGGTTCTTTGGGTTTTGGATGCCGGATGTGGCTGGGGCATCAGTGGCGTGCTGCGTCCTCTGGGGAGCTGGTCCCCCGCAGCATGTCCAGGAAGGCCGCCTCGTCCAGAACGGGAATCCCCAGTTCTCTGGCTTTTGTCAGTTTGCTGCCGGCCTTTTCACCGGCCACCAGGTAATCCAGCTTCTTGCTGACCCCGCCCAGCACGGTGGCGCCGCAGGCTTCGGCCATGCGGGCTGCCTCGTCACGTTTCATGGAGAGGGTTCCCGTGAACAGGATGGTTTTGCCGGCCAGGGGACTGCCGGCGGCATCTGTGCCCTGTGTGCCCTGCTCCGCGCTGCTCACCGGCCAGAGGCCCAGCGCCTGAAAGCGTTGCAGCAGCGCCTGATTGGCATGGCTGTCAAAAAAGGCCCGGATGGAGGCCGCCACTTCCGGCCCGATATCCTCGATGGCGATGAGCTGTTCCGTACTGGCCTGGGCAAGTGCCGTCATGTCGGCAAAGTGACGGGCCAGCTGACGGGCCGTCTGTTCGCCCACATGGCGGATGCCCAGGGCGCTGATGAGGCGTGGCAGTGTGGCCGTCTGGCGGGCCTGCTGAAAGGCATCCACCATTTTCTGAGCCAGCACCTCGCCCATGCGATCGTAATCCAGCAATTCCGGCACGGTCAGCGTGAAGAGGTCTGCGGGGGAGGTCACCCGCCCGCTGCTGACCAGCTGCTCTATCCACTTCTGACCGATGCCCTGAATGTCCAGACCGGCCTTGGAAACAAAATGACTGATGGCCCGCAGGCGGATGGCCGGGCAGCTCAGGTTGTCGCAGCGCCAGGCCGCCTCGCCGGCCTCACGATGGGCCGTTTCGCCACAGGCCGGGCAGACATGCGGAAAGACAAAGGGCACGGCATCCGCCGGGCGCAGTTCCCGCACGGGGCCGACAACTTCGGGGATGACATCCCCTGCCCGCTGCACCAGCACGGTATCGCCGATGCGCAGGTCCTTGGCCTGGATTTCATCCTCGTTGTGCAGGGTGGCCCGGGAAACCATGACACCGCCCACAGCCACGGGATCAAGCACGGCCACCGGCGTGAGCACACCGGTGCGCCCTACCTGGATGTCAATGGCGCGCAGGATGGTGCGCACCTGCACGGCCGGAAACTTGAAGGCCACGGCAAAGCGCGGGGCACGGGCCGTGTAGCCCAGGGCTTCCTGCGCGTCCAGATCATCCTGCTTGGCCACGGCGCCGTCAATTTCCATGGGAAAGGCGGCACGGCCCTGGCGCACCGTTTCCACATAGGCTTCCACGGCCTGGGGGTCCGCACAGAGCTTGCCCCCGGGGGGCGTGCTGAAGCCATAGTCCGTGAGCCGGGCCATGAGTTCGCTGTGGTGGTGACAGGGGGGCGCGGCGCCCCATGCCACGGCACCGATGCTGTAGGCCAGAAAGCGCAGCGGTACCTGACGGGTTACGGAGGTATCCAGCTGGCGCAGGGTGCCGGCGGCAGCGTTGCGCGGATTGGCAAAGACTTTCTGCCCAAGGCTTTCGCGCCGCTGATTCAGGGCAAGGAAATCCTGCTTGAAGATCACCACTTCGCCGCGCACTTCCAGGCGGTCGGGCAGCGTTCCCTTGCCCATGAGGTGCAGGGGAATGTTTCTGATGGTGCGCACGGCTTCCGTCACCACTTCGCCGGTTTCGCCATCGCCCCGTGTGAGGGCTTCGGTCATGAGGCCCTTTTCGTAGATGATTTCCAGCGCCAGGCCGTCCAGCTTGGGGTCGCACCAGAAGGCTGTGGGCGCTTCGGGCAGGGCGCGGCGCATGCGCTCCACAAATTCCTGCCATTCTTCGCTGCTGAACACATTGTCCAGCCCGTACATGCGCTGGCTGTGCGCCCGCTTGTCCAGCCCGGGCAGCAGGCCGCCACCGATGCGCAGGGTGGGCGAATGGGGGCTGCGCAGTTCGGGATGGGCGGCTTCCAGGTCCTGGAGTTCGCGGAACAGGGCATCGTAGTCCGCATCGCTGATTTCCGGGGCATCCAGCGTGTGGTAGAGGTAGTTGTGCCGTTCCAGCTGGGCCACAAGCTCGTTCATGCGCTGTTCCGGTCCGGGAGGCGTGGTGCTGGCAAAAAGCGGCAGATCAGTGAGGGAGGGCATGGCTACTCCGGCAGGGCTATGAGGCGGGCACGCAGGGCGCGAATGCGGTCGCGCAGTTCGGCTGCCTGTTCAAATTCCAGATCACGGGCCGCGGCGCGCATGTCCTTTTCCAGCTGGGCAATGCGTTCGGCGGTTTCCTCGGCGGTAAGGGGCATGGCATCGGGCGGCGCTTCCCTGCCCTTCCCCTTGCCTCTGCCCTTGCCGCGGCTTTTGGCTTCGGCATTGTCATACAGGGCGTCCAGCGGAGAATCCAGGCTCTTTTGCGTGCGGCGGGGAATGATGCCGTGGGCCGCATTGTAGGCAAGCTGCTTTTCCCGCCGCCGGGAGGTTTCGTTCATGGCGGCGCGCATGGAGGGGGTCACCGTATCCGCATACAGGATGACATGCCCGTGTTCGTTGCGGGCGGCCCGGCCGAAGGTCTGGATGAGCGAACCGGTGGAACGCAGGAAGCCCTCCTTGTCCGCGTCGAGAATGCAGACCAGGGAGACTTCGGGCAGGTCCAGTCCTTCGCGCAGCAGGTTGATGCCCACCAGCACGTCAAATTCGCCGGTACGCAGGGCACGCAGGATTTGCAGACGTTCCAGCGTTTCGATGTCCGAATGCAGATACCGTGCCCTGACCCCCATGTTGCAGCAGAATTCCGTCAGGTCTTCGGCCATGCGCTTGGTCAGGGTGGTGACCAGCACCCGTTCGCCGCTGGCAATGCGCTGGCGGCATTCGCCCAGCAGGTCTTCCATCTGGCCCTTGGTGGGGCGCACCTCCACGTCCGGGTCCACCAGACCGGTGGGACGGATAATCTGTTCGGCCACGATGCCCTGAGCCTCGTCCAGCTCGTATTTGCCGGGGGTGGCCGAGACATAGACGGCCTGATGCACGAGCTGGCGAAATTCCGCAAACTGCAGGGGGCGGTTGTCCAGCGCCGACGGCAGACGAAAACCGTAGTTGACCAGCGTTTCCTTGCGTGAGCGGTCGCCCTTGAACATGCCGCCCACCTGCGGCACGGTGATGTGCGATTCGTCCACAAACAGCAGGTAGTCTTCCGGGAAATAGTTGAGCAGGCAGGACGGCGGCTCGCCGGGTTTGCGGCCGTCCATGTGGCGGGTATAGTTTTCGATGCCGTTGCAGTAGCCCAGCTCCTCGATCATTTCCAGGTCCAGCTGCGTGCGCTGCTCCAGCCGCTGGGCTTCCACCAGCTTGCCCTGCTCCCGGAAGGTGACGAGGCGTTCCTGCAATTCCTGCCGGATGTCGCGGCAGGCGCGTTGCAGATTGTCCTGCGCCGACACAAAGTGGCTGGCGGGATAGATGACGGTCTTGCCCACATCGGCCAGCACCTCACCGGTGAGCGGGTCGATTTCGCGCAGGGCATCAATCTCGTCCCCGAAGAATTCCAGACGCAGGGCGCGTTCGTGGTGATAGGCGGGAATGATTTCCAGCACATCGCCGCGCACCCGGAAGGTGCCGCGGTGGAAGTCGTAATCGTTGCGCTCGTAATGCACCTCTACCAGCCGGGCAATGAGGGCATCCAGGGGAAAGCGCTGCCCCGCCTCCACGGGAATGACCATCTTGGCGTAGTATTCCGGGGATCCCAGGCCGTAGATGCAGGAAACCGAGGCCACGATGATGACATCGCGCCGGGTCAGCAGGGCATGGGTGGCGGCATGGCGCAGCTTGTCGATGTCGTCATTGATGGCCGAATCCTTTTCGATATAGGTATCGGACGCGGGCACATAGGCTTCCGGCTGGTAATAGTCATAGTAGCTGACGAAATATTCCACGGCGTTGCGCGGAAAGAGCGCCCGGAATTCGCTGTAGAGCTGGGCTGCCAGCGTCTTGTTGGGGGCCAGCACCAGGGCGGGACGGTTGCAGCGCGCGATGACATTGGCCATGGTGAAGGTTTTGCCCGATCCCGTGACCCCCAGAAGCACCTGGGCCGGCACCCCTGCCCGGATATTGTCCACCAGCTGGGCAATGGCTTCCGGCTGATCCCCCGTGGGCTGATGATCGCTTTGCAGAGAAAAGATGGGTTCACACATGGGCAGCCTCCTGCCAGCGCCGGCCGTCGTGATGATAGGCTGTGGTCCAGGGTTTCCAGTGCAGGGCAAAGGCGGGATCGTCCGCCGGCGCCAGGGCGTCCCGCAGCCTGTGCTGGAATTCCGTGCGGGGCACAAGGCGGCCGCCCATGCGCATGATGTGCGGGCTTTCCTGCTGGCAGTCCAGCAGCGTGGCGCCGCGCAGGCGCAGCAGGTCCACCAGACCGGCCAGAGCCGCACGCGAGGCTTCGCTGACCCGGTGAAACATGGATTCGCCGAAAAAGGCGCCGCCCAGGGCCACACCGTAGAGTCCGCCGGCCAGTTCCCCGTTGCACCAGACCTCGATGGAATGGGCATAGCCCATTTCGTGCAGACGCACATAGGCCCGGTACATGTCGGCGGTGATCCAGGTGTCCTGCTGGCGGCGCCTGGGGGCGGCGCACTGCCGCATGACCTCGGGAAAGGCCGCGTCGCAGGTCAGTCTGAAGGGCTGCCGGCGCAAGGCACGGGCGCTGCGCCGCGGCAGGTGAAAGGCTTCCGGCGGAAGGATGCAGCGTGGATCGGGCGACCACCAGAGCAGCGGCAGATCCCGTCCGTACCACGGGAAAATGCCCAGGCTGTAGGCAGCCAGCAGACGCAGCGGGTGCAGATCGCCCCCCTGACAGAGCAGGCCGTCTTCCCGTGCCCTGGACAGGGGGGGAAACTGGTCAGCGAAAAAGCGGATGGGATCCCCGGCGGGGCGCGCGTCCGGAGCCGCGGCGGTGTGGGCGGGCGCCGGGGCGGCAGACGCGCCGCACCGGATCACGGGCCTGCGCCGGGCACGGCAGACACGGCGTGCGGCAAGCCTCATGCGCTCTCGTCTCCAGGCGGTGTCTGTTCCCCGCTGTGCTGACGGACAGGCCGGGCCTTCCCGGACGCTTTTTTCCCGGAGGCGGCGGACTGGCGTGGTTTCCGCACCGCTTCCTGCACAAGGCACAGGCGGTCCTGGCACAGATCCAGCCGGGCAGCTCCCCCCTTCTGCAACCAGCCGAAGAGCAGTTCTCCGGCCAGCGGGTCTTCCAGCTGCTCGCGCAGCAGGCGGCGCAGGGGGCGGGCGCCCATGGCAGGGTCAAAGCCCTTTTCGGCCAGATACTGCCTGGCTGCCGGCGAAAGCCGGATGCTCACCTGCCGCTGGGCCAGCTCGCTGCTGATCTCAGCCACAAACTTGTCCACAATGCGCAGCATCATGGGGCGGCTCAGGCTGGCAAAGGGCACCATGGCATCCAGTCTGTTGCGGAATTCGGGGCTGAACAGGTGCTCCAGCGCCTTGCGCCCCTTTCGGGCGGCGGCCTCTTCCTCCGGTCCGTGGGAGGAGGTGCCCCGCAGGGCAAAGCCCACGGAACTGCTGGACATTTCAAAGGCCCCGGCATTGGAGGTCATGATGAGCAGCACATGCGAAAAGTCGGTCTTGCGCCCTGTATTGTCCGTCAGGGTGCCGTAATCCATGACTTGAAGTAATACATTAAAGATGTCGGGATGGGCCTTTTCTATTTCATCAAGAAGAACAACGGAATACGGCGATTT
This DNA window, taken from uncultured Desulfovibrio sp., encodes the following:
- a CDS encoding Tm-1-like ATP-binding domain-containing protein gives rise to the protein MKKAYVIGTLDTKQHEIAFVADILTGMGIPVCVVDVGIFPCEQVAGNWGVVALRDQDRAFFAGITDRGKALERISQLLEAFLPSCADLGGVMGMGGSGNTAVVTRGMRALPVGTPKLMVSTVASGDVAPYVGPTDICMMPSVADVQGINRITRRILGNAAHALGGMLLHSLPPAADSRELVGMTMFGVTTPCVQHLCALLEADYEPLVFHATGTGGRAFEKLVDSGMLHHVLDMTLTEICDLHMGGNMSAGEDRLGAIIRSGIPYVGSVGALDMVNFAAMPTVPEKYRDRNLYVHNANVTLMRTTPEENARMGQWIAERLNRMPGAVRFLLPEGGVSAIDAPGMPFYDPEADAALFSALETHFRQDARHQLLRIPAHINDPAFAAAAVAAFRQITN
- a CDS encoding phosphoenolpyruvate hydrolase family protein, whose translation is MTRSEILARLRAKIQRHEPIIGGGAGTGISAKCEEAGGIDLIVIYNSGRYRMAGRGSLAGLLAYGNANDIVLDLAREVLPVVKNVPVLAGINGTDPFCNWDVFLKRLKDEGFAGVQNFPTVGLIDGVFRANLEETGMSYQLEVEAVARAHKMDMLTTPYVFSAEDAVNMTRAGADILVPHMGLTTAGTIGAQTAKTLDTCVDLINEWVDAARSVRDDVICLCHGGPIANPEDAAYILQRCTGIQGFYGASSMERLPTEIAIRDQVRRFVGIKMP
- the dapB gene encoding 4-hydroxy-tetrahydrodipicolinate reductase → MTTQLIIMGAGGRMGQTIARLAKEDPAYQLAALVDRPDCLDRLRGETCLVADSLDAVLPRCPGASIIDFTAPAVSLNTARTACRTGNPVVIGTTGLDDAQKAELAELARKTPLFWSSNMSVGVNVLLKILPELTRALGEKYDIEMMEVHHNRKKDAPSGTALSLGECLAEARGWKLSDVRCSARDGIIGERPKAQIGIQALRGGDVVGIHTVYFFGPGERIEVTHQAHSRDTFAQGALRAAAWMQGRTAGRLYGMQDIF
- the ligA gene encoding NAD-dependent DNA ligase LigA → MNELVAQLERHNYLYHTLDAPEISDADYDALFRELQDLEAAHPELRSPHSPTLRIGGGLLPGLDKRAHSQRMYGLDNVFSSEEWQEFVERMRRALPEAPTAFWCDPKLDGLALEIIYEKGLMTEALTRGDGETGEVVTEAVRTIRNIPLHLMGKGTLPDRLEVRGEVVIFKQDFLALNQRRESLGQKVFANPRNAAAGTLRQLDTSVTRQVPLRFLAYSIGAVAWGAAPPCHHHSELMARLTDYGFSTPPGGKLCADPQAVEAYVETVRQGRAAFPMEIDGAVAKQDDLDAQEALGYTARAPRFAVAFKFPAVQVRTILRAIDIQVGRTGVLTPVAVLDPVAVGGVMVSRATLHNEDEIQAKDLRIGDTVLVQRAGDVIPEVVGPVRELRPADAVPFVFPHVCPACGETAHREAGEAAWRCDNLSCPAIRLRAISHFVSKAGLDIQGIGQKWIEQLVSSGRVTSPADLFTLTVPELLDYDRMGEVLAQKMVDAFQQARQTATLPRLISALGIRHVGEQTARQLARHFADMTALAQASTEQLIAIEDIGPEVAASIRAFFDSHANQALLQRFQALGLWPVSSAEQGTQGTDAAGSPLAGKTILFTGTLSMKRDEAARMAEACGATVLGGVSKKLDYLVAGEKAGSKLTKARELGIPVLDEAAFLDMLRGTSSPEDAARH
- the uvrB gene encoding excinuclease ABC subunit UvrB, with translation MCEPIFSLQSDHQPTGDQPEAIAQLVDNIRAGVPAQVLLGVTGSGKTFTMANVIARCNRPALVLAPNKTLAAQLYSEFRALFPRNAVEYFVSYYDYYQPEAYVPASDTYIEKDSAINDDIDKLRHAATHALLTRRDVIIVASVSCIYGLGSPEYYAKMVIPVEAGQRFPLDALIARLVEVHYERNDYDFHRGTFRVRGDVLEIIPAYHHERALRLEFFGDEIDALREIDPLTGEVLADVGKTVIYPASHFVSAQDNLQRACRDIRQELQERLVTFREQGKLVEAQRLEQRTQLDLEMIEELGYCNGIENYTRHMDGRKPGEPPSCLLNYFPEDYLLFVDESHITVPQVGGMFKGDRSRKETLVNYGFRLPSALDNRPLQFAEFRQLVHQAVYVSATPGKYELDEAQGIVAEQIIRPTGLVDPDVEVRPTKGQMEDLLGECRQRIASGERVLVTTLTKRMAEDLTEFCCNMGVRARYLHSDIETLERLQILRALRTGEFDVLVGINLLREGLDLPEVSLVCILDADKEGFLRSTGSLIQTFGRAARNEHGHVILYADTVTPSMRAAMNETSRRREKQLAYNAAHGIIPRRTQKSLDSPLDALYDNAEAKSRGKGRGKGKGREAPPDAMPLTAEETAERIAQLEKDMRAAARDLEFEQAAELRDRIRALRARLIALPE
- the aat gene encoding leucyl/phenylalanyl-tRNA--protein transferase, with the protein product MRLAARRVCRARRRPVIRCGASAAPAPAHTAAAPDARPAGDPIRFFADQFPPLSRAREDGLLCQGGDLHPLRLLAAYSLGIFPWYGRDLPLLWWSPDPRCILPPEAFHLPRRSARALRRQPFRLTCDAAFPEVMRQCAAPRRRQQDTWITADMYRAYVRLHEMGYAHSIEVWCNGELAGGLYGVALGGAFFGESMFHRVSEASRAALAGLVDLLRLRGATLLDCQQESPHIMRMGGRLVPRTEFQHRLRDALAPADDPAFALHWKPWTTAYHHDGRRWQEAAHV